One window from the genome of Nicotiana tomentosiformis chromosome 5, ASM39032v3, whole genome shotgun sequence encodes:
- the LOC138892080 gene encoding uncharacterized protein has product MRPYLDYAKALMGWVGDVTIQHVPRKENKTADALAALALSLTLPDQTQVIVCQKWVVPPPNEVEGEGNELKHLVDVSKAEKEDWRQPIIDYLIYGILPENPRSRTEIRHRTPRFLYYKDTLYRKSFEGVLLRCLGEDEALQALQEAHSGPPEVLHPTVASWPFDAWGLDVVGSLPKSSGGHLYILAATDYFSKWAEVVVLKELKKENIASFSRVNIIYRFGIP; this is encoded by the exons ATGCGCCCATATCTTGATTATGCTAAAGCATTAATGGGATGGGTCGGTGACGTGACTATTCAACATGTTCCAAGGAAAGAAAACAAAACGGCCgatgctttagctgccctagcttTATCGTTAACCCTGCCCGATCAAACGCAAGTTATtgtctgccaaaaatgggtagtaccacCGCCAAATGAGgttgaaggtgaaggaaatgaactcaagcatcttgtcGATGTTTCTAAAGCTGAGAAAGAAGATTGGAgacaacccattatcgactacttaaTCTATGGAATACTTCCAGAAAATCCGAGGAGTAGGACTGAAATCCGTCATCGTacacctcgcttcctttactacaaagatactctatacagaaagtcattcgagggagtactcttgcgatgcttaggggaagatgaagcactccaagctttaCAAGAAgcacattctggg CCTCCCGAAGTGTTGCACCCGACTGTTGCATCCTGGCcgtttgacgcttggggattggatgttgttggatcactgccaaagtcctctggtgggcACCTATATATCTTAgctgcaactgactacttctcaaaatgggctgaagttgtGGTTCTTAAGGAactaaagaaggaaaatattgcaAGTTTCAGCCGAGTAAACATAATTTATCGCTTTGGCATTCCTTAA